Proteins found in one Sporosarcina sp. FSL K6-3457 genomic segment:
- the tuf gene encoding elongation factor Tu: MGKEKFDRSKTHANVGTIGHVDHGKTTLTAAIATVLAKKSGGTARSYADVDNAPEEKERGITINTSHVEYETATRHYAHVDCPGHADYVKNMITGAAQMDGGILVVSAADGPMPQTREHILLSRQVGVPYLVVFMNKCDMVDDEELLELVEMEIRDLLSEYDFPGDDIPVIKGSALKALEGEEEWEEKIVELMNAVDEYIPTPPRDTEKPFMMPVEDVFSITGRGTVATGRVERGVVKVGDVVDIIGIVEEAKSTTVTGVEMFRKLLDYAEAGDNIGALLRGVSRDDIERGQVLAKPGTIVPHTKFTSEVYVLSKEEGGRHTPFFSNYRPQFYFRTTDVTGVIELPEGVEMVMPGDNIEMTIDLIAPIALEEGTKFSIREGGRTVGAGVVATILK, translated from the coding sequence ATGGGTAAAGAAAAATTCGATCGTTCCAAAACGCACGCTAACGTTGGAACAATTGGTCACGTTGACCATGGTAAAACAACTCTAACAGCAGCAATCGCTACAGTTCTTGCGAAAAAATCAGGTGGAACAGCACGTTCTTACGCTGACGTAGATAACGCACCAGAAGAAAAAGAGCGTGGAATCACGATCAACACTTCTCACGTTGAATACGAAACTGCAACTCGTCACTACGCACACGTTGACTGCCCAGGTCACGCCGACTATGTTAAGAACATGATCACTGGTGCTGCTCAAATGGACGGCGGAATCCTAGTTGTTTCTGCAGCTGATGGCCCAATGCCACAAACACGTGAGCACATCCTTCTTTCACGTCAAGTTGGTGTTCCGTACCTAGTAGTATTCATGAACAAATGTGATATGGTTGATGACGAAGAGCTTCTTGAGCTTGTAGAAATGGAAATTCGTGACCTACTTTCTGAATACGACTTCCCTGGCGACGACATTCCTGTCATCAAAGGTTCTGCGCTTAAAGCACTTGAAGGTGAAGAAGAATGGGAAGAGAAAATCGTTGAGCTTATGAACGCTGTTGACGAATACATCCCAACACCACCACGTGATACTGAAAAACCATTCATGATGCCTGTTGAGGACGTATTCTCAATCACAGGACGTGGAACTGTTGCTACTGGACGTGTTGAGCGTGGAGTAGTTAAAGTTGGAGACGTTGTTGACATCATCGGTATCGTTGAAGAAGCAAAATCTACAACTGTTACAGGTGTAGAAATGTTCCGTAAACTTCTTGATTATGCAGAAGCGGGCGACAACATTGGTGCACTACTTCGTGGTGTATCACGTGACGATATCGAACGTGGACAAGTACTTGCTAAACCAGGTACAATCGTTCCACACACAAAGTTCACATCTGAAGTTTATGTTCTTTCAAAAGAAGAGGGTGGACGTCATACTCCATTTTTCTCTAACTACCGTCCACAGTTCTACTTCCGTACAACTGACGTGACTGGTGTTATCGAACTTCCGGAAGGCGTAGAAATGGTTATGCCTGGAGATAACATTGAAATGACAATCGATCTAATTGCTCCAATCGCTCTTGAAGAAGGTACGAAGTTCTCTATCCGTGAGGGTGGACGTACTGTAGGCGCTGGCGTTGTAGCAACAATCCTTAAATAA